A stretch of Linepithema humile isolate Giens D197 chromosome 3, Lhum_UNIL_v1.0, whole genome shotgun sequence DNA encodes these proteins:
- the LOC105668792 gene encoding myb-like protein AA: protein MWCDVSQHKTNEREDVLGLKSCAMMGLQATAGKRKLEGGGVGCMEFHMDLGESPSKIGRVDGSWWAMDDSYGPPLSQTSTSYYEMEVSSPCLQATNPCQPAATSSPQSQQQQQSPQHPSQHHPSSQPPQQAQQQQSAQQQQQQQQQQQQQQQQQQQQQQQQQQQQQQQQQQQQQQQQQSSVSASTSASSTVTQLHHHAQHYYHHQRSAVTPIGSNGYSQLRAQPQWGLHHYEPPTIRREENGKSYLELGSSYRANERCCEGSKSSWCRRGRACYRQRRLAVLNISMCKLARYRQFPDPSLHRSVLICNTLRHLEREMERDRSPPPMEPVIPAPIAQLQSPEQGRLTPFPVPPTSSGETDVDSGIGDSDDSRSINWGSVLSLSSQSPLDPLNNNELLDVDIGPDLDLDFMPGWKLTSLSTDDILRSTTTTQEQHHHHHHHHHHHHHQHHHHQQQQQQQPHQTQQHLMSSGSSCGSSCSNSNVVGSAGVSNVGSSSSTHESLMCVGS from the coding sequence AGTTGTGCAATGATGGGTCTGCAGGCGACGGCAGGTAAACGCAAATTGGAGGGTGGTGGCGTTGGCTGCATGGAATTCCACATGGACTTGGGCGAGAGCCCGTCCAAGATCGGACGCGTGGACGGTAGCTGGTGGGCGATGGACGACAGTTACGGGCCGCCCCTGAGCCAGACGTCGACGTCGTATTACGAGATGGAAGTCAGCTCACCCTGCCTACAAGCGACGAACCCCTGCCAGCCCGCGGCGACGAGTTCCCCGCAAtcgcaacagcagcagcaatcGCCGCAACACCCGTCGCAGCATCATCCATCTTCCCAACCACCGCAACAAGCGCAGCAACAGCAGTCggcgcagcagcagcagcagcagcagcagcagcagcagcagcagcagcagcagcagcagcagcagcagcaacagcagcagcagcagcagcagcagcaacagcagcagcagcagcagcagcagcaacaatcGTCGGTGTCAGCCTCAACATCGGCCTCATCCACGGTGACGCAGCTGCATCATCACGCGCAACATTATTATCACCATCAGCGCAGCGCCGTCACCCCCATTGGCAGCAACGGCTACAGCCAGCTGAGAGCTCAGCCGCAGTGGGGCCTGCATCATTACGAACCGCCGACGATACGTCGCGAGGAGAACGGCAAGAGCTACTTGGAACTCGGCTCGAGTTACCGGGCGAACGAGCGATGTTGCGAGGGCTCCAAGTCCAGCTGGTGCCGGCGCGGCCGGGCTTGCTATCGACAACGCCGATTGGCCGTGCTCAACATCTCCATGTGCAAGCTTGCCAGGTACCGCCAGTTTCCAGACCCGAGCCTCCACCGATCGGTCCTGATCTGCAACACCTTGAGACACCTGGAGCGTGAGATGGAGAGGGACAGGAGTCCACCGCCCATGGAGCCAGTAATACCGGCGCCGATAGCTCAACTGCAATCGCCCGAGCAGGGCAGGTTAACGCCTTTCCCGGTGCCGCCGACATCGTCGGGCGAGACCGACGTCGACTCCGGCATCGGCGACAGCGACGACAGCCGATCGATCAACTGGGGCAGCGTACTGTCCCTGTCGAGCCAATCGCCGCTCGACCCGCTCAACAACAACGAACTACTGGACGTGGACATAGGCCCCGATCTCGATCTGGACTTTATGCCCGGTTGGAAGCTAACGTCCCTCTCAACGGACGACATCCTGAGAAGTACAACGACGACCCAGGAGCAGCATcatcaccaccaccaccaccaccaccaccaccatcatCAGCATCACCATCaccagcagcaacagcagcaacaaccGCATCAGACGCAGCAGCATCTGATGTCGTCGGGAAGCAGTTGCGGCAGCAGCTGCAGCAACAGCAACGTCGTCGGTAGCGCCGGCGTCAGCAATGTCGGTAGCAGCAGTAGTACGCACGAGTCGCTGATGTGCGTGGGATCATAG